From the genome of Vulgatibacter sp., one region includes:
- a CDS encoding ATP-binding protein — MPARPLRVLLVEDDEDDFVLTRDLLREVESQRYELDWAPTFEEGRKASRRGGYDVHLVDYRLGARHGLDFIQESLAEGCTAPLILLTGQVNAELDHLAMLAGAADYLVKGQISPELLGRTIRYAIERARTMDALKRSESNFRSLIERAPDAIAVERNGFFAYANRQMVALLGASSVDELIGRNVWDFVHPDDRRSLRGSGGWQSREMRLLREDARLTIDVAGLPLFFDGSEAVVIFARDVSEKKRMQERLVLADRLASVGTLAAGVAHEINNPLASVIANLGFVLGELDEAAKEAEQGLPPERARACIANLRESLVEAQQGADRVRSIVSDLKMLARREQAGQGIIDVREILESALSVVTNEIRQRARLVRDCNPVPPVPGNASQLGQVFVNLLLNAAQAIPEGRPEENVIAVATRTAGDGSAWIEVRDSGVGIPREALGRLFDPFFTTKPVGTGTGLGLSICDGIVSSLGGRIEVESRPGATLFRVILPPSRQDPLAHG; from the coding sequence ATGCCGGCGCGCCCCTTGCGCGTTCTCCTCGTCGAGGACGACGAGGACGACTTCGTGCTCACCCGCGACCTCCTCCGGGAGGTCGAGTCGCAGCGGTACGAGCTGGATTGGGCCCCGACCTTCGAGGAGGGGCGCAAGGCCAGCAGGCGCGGCGGCTACGACGTCCACCTCGTCGACTACCGCCTCGGCGCCAGGCACGGCCTCGACTTCATCCAGGAGTCGCTGGCCGAGGGGTGCACCGCCCCGCTGATCCTCCTCACCGGCCAGGTGAACGCCGAGCTCGATCACCTGGCGATGCTCGCCGGCGCCGCCGACTACCTGGTCAAGGGGCAGATCAGCCCGGAGCTCCTCGGGCGCACGATCCGCTACGCCATCGAGCGGGCGCGGACGATGGACGCCCTCAAGCGCTCGGAGAGCAATTTCCGCAGCCTGATCGAGCGGGCGCCCGATGCCATCGCGGTGGAGCGCAACGGCTTCTTCGCCTACGCCAACCGGCAGATGGTGGCGCTGCTCGGCGCCTCGTCCGTCGACGAGCTCATCGGCAGGAACGTCTGGGATTTCGTCCACCCGGACGACCGGCGCTCGCTCCGCGGCAGCGGGGGATGGCAGTCGCGGGAGATGCGCCTGCTCCGGGAGGACGCGCGGCTGACCATCGACGTGGCCGGCCTGCCGCTCTTCTTCGACGGCAGCGAGGCGGTGGTGATCTTCGCTCGGGACGTGAGCGAGAAGAAGCGGATGCAGGAGCGGCTGGTCCTCGCCGACCGGCTCGCCTCGGTGGGCACGCTGGCTGCCGGCGTCGCGCACGAGATCAACAACCCGCTCGCCTCGGTCATCGCCAACCTCGGCTTCGTCCTCGGCGAGCTCGACGAGGCGGCGAAGGAGGCGGAGCAGGGGCTCCCGCCCGAGCGGGCACGGGCCTGCATCGCCAACCTGCGCGAGAGCCTCGTCGAGGCGCAGCAGGGCGCGGACCGGGTCCGCTCCATCGTCAGCGACCTCAAGATGCTGGCGCGGCGCGAACAGGCGGGCCAGGGCATCATCGACGTCCGCGAGATCCTCGAGTCGGCGCTCTCGGTGGTGACCAACGAGATCCGGCAGCGGGCCCGGCTCGTGCGCGACTGCAATCCCGTGCCGCCGGTGCCGGGCAACGCGTCGCAGCTGGGGCAGGTCTTCGTGAACCTGCTGCTCAACGCCGCGCAGGCGATCCCCGAGGGGAGACCCGAGGAGAACGTGATCGCGGTCGCGACGCGCACCGCCGGGGACGGCAGCGCCTGGATCGAGGTTCGCGATTCCGGCGTCGGCATACCCCGCGAGGCCCTCGGCAGGCTCTTCGATCCCTTCTTCACCACCAAACCGGTGGGAACCGGCACGGGCCTCGGGCTGTCGATCTGCGACGGCATCGTGAGCTCCCTCGGCGGTCGGATCGAGGTGGAGAGCCGGCCGGGGGCCACGCTCTTCCGCGTGATCCTGCCCCCTTCCCGGCAGGACCCGCTCGCCCATGGCTGA
- a CDS encoding lysophospholipid acyltransferase family protein: protein MAEPIGNRVERTLRNLTFRIGGGDMRERLQALATQQNEFGVDPFGMDMDYALAAIGPLLWLYRHYFRVRTTGLEKVPRGRVLLVSNHSGQIPLDGAMIGVSLLTEADPPRAVRSMVEKWVPTLPYVSTFMARCGQVVGTPQNCIKLLERDEAILVFPEGVRGLNKLFSQRYQLAAFGHGFMRLALETGAPIVPVAVVGAEEQAPALFDLKPVARLLKMPALPITPTLLPLPLPARYHIHFGDPMRFTGRPDDEDAELERKVKQVRAAIQSMLNEGIRERKHIYW from the coding sequence ATGGCTGAGCCCATCGGCAATCGCGTCGAGCGGACGCTGCGCAACCTCACCTTCCGCATCGGCGGCGGGGACATGCGCGAACGTTTGCAGGCGCTCGCCACCCAGCAGAACGAGTTCGGCGTCGATCCCTTCGGCATGGACATGGATTACGCCCTCGCCGCGATCGGGCCGCTGCTCTGGCTCTATCGCCATTACTTCCGGGTGCGCACCACCGGCCTCGAGAAGGTCCCCCGGGGCCGCGTCCTCCTCGTCTCGAACCACTCGGGGCAGATTCCGCTGGACGGCGCGATGATCGGCGTCTCCCTCCTCACCGAGGCCGATCCCCCCAGGGCGGTGCGCTCGATGGTGGAGAAGTGGGTCCCCACCCTGCCCTACGTCTCGACCTTCATGGCCCGCTGCGGCCAGGTGGTGGGGACGCCGCAGAATTGCATCAAGCTCCTCGAGCGGGACGAGGCGATCCTCGTCTTCCCCGAGGGCGTGCGCGGCCTGAACAAGCTCTTCAGCCAGCGCTACCAGCTGGCCGCCTTCGGCCATGGGTTCATGCGGCTCGCCCTCGAGACCGGCGCCCCCATCGTCCCGGTCGCCGTGGTCGGCGCGGAGGAGCAGGCGCCCGCCCTCTTCGATCTCAAGCCGGTGGCGCGGCTCCTCAAGATGCCCGCGCTGCCGATCACCCCGACCCTGCTCCCGCTGCCGCTCCCGGCGCGCTACCACATCCACTTCGGCGACCCGATGCGCTTCACCGGCAGGCCCGACGACGAGGACGCGGAGCTCGAGCGGAAGGTGAAGCAGGTCCGCGCCGCGATCCAGTCGATGCTGAACGAGGGGATCCGGGAGCGGAAGCACATCTACTGGTAG
- a CDS encoding Leu/Phe/Val dehydrogenase: MDLFPVMAGKAYESVHFFHDAETGLKALVSLHDTTLGAGLGGTRALSTYETEADAVDDVLRLARGMTYKAALAGLPHGGGKAVIMLPKGPFDRAALFTAFGRAVESLGGRYITTEDSGTSPEDMDHVRKGTKSVVGIARSKGGSGDPSPFTAYGCLRGIQAVAQFSMGRSDLQGLSVAIMGVGHVGYHLARLLKEQGANLWIADVNETALRRAQDELGAKVVSPQELVGLEVDVYAPCALGGAINDQTLAQLRCKAVAGAANNQLREERHGSLLAKRGIVYAPDYAINAGGLINVAQEVVGYDENQSREKCSKIYDTILMILERAKAEGTTPDVVADRIVDERIAAAKKAGA, from the coding sequence ATGGACCTCTTCCCGGTGATGGCAGGCAAGGCGTACGAGTCGGTCCACTTCTTCCACGACGCGGAGACCGGCCTGAAGGCCCTGGTGTCGCTCCACGACACCACCCTCGGCGCAGGTCTCGGCGGCACCCGCGCCCTCTCGACCTACGAGACCGAGGCGGACGCCGTCGACGACGTGCTCCGGCTCGCCCGCGGCATGACCTACAAGGCGGCGCTGGCAGGCCTGCCCCACGGCGGCGGCAAGGCCGTGATCATGCTGCCGAAGGGCCCCTTCGATCGTGCGGCGCTCTTCACCGCCTTCGGTCGCGCGGTCGAGTCGCTCGGGGGCCGCTACATCACCACCGAGGACAGCGGCACCTCGCCCGAGGACATGGACCACGTCCGCAAGGGGACGAAGAGCGTGGTCGGCATCGCCCGCTCGAAGGGCGGCTCCGGCGACCCGTCCCCCTTCACCGCCTACGGCTGCCTCCGCGGCATCCAGGCGGTGGCGCAGTTCTCGATGGGCCGCAGCGATCTGCAGGGCCTCTCGGTCGCGATCATGGGCGTGGGCCACGTCGGCTACCACCTCGCGCGCCTCCTCAAGGAGCAGGGCGCGAACCTCTGGATCGCCGACGTGAACGAGACGGCGCTGCGCCGGGCCCAGGACGAGCTCGGCGCGAAGGTGGTCTCGCCGCAGGAGCTGGTCGGCCTCGAGGTCGACGTCTACGCGCCCTGTGCGCTGGGCGGCGCCATCAACGACCAGACCCTCGCCCAGCTCCGCTGCAAGGCGGTCGCCGGCGCTGCGAACAACCAGCTCCGCGAGGAGCGCCACGGCAGCCTGCTGGCGAAGCGCGGCATCGTCTACGCCCCCGACTACGCGATCAACGCCGGCGGCCTGATCAACGTGGCCCAGGAGGTCGTGGGCTACGACGAGAACCAGAGCCGTGAGAAGTGCTCGAAGATCTACGACACCATCCTGATGATCCTCGAGCGCGCGAAGGCCGAGGGCACCACGCCCGATGTGGTGGCGGACCGGATCGTCGACGAGCGGATCGCCGCGGCGAAGAAGGCCGGGGCCTGA
- a CDS encoding phosphoribosyltransferase: MVGRQETRRGGTSASSKATTKRVGSAGKAKAVPERETAKARTRVDGAARTKARATPESETAKARTAAGGGTAAKKSAPRKAAPAAKAAAAKAPPVAAKKKAAAAPKAATTAKKSAGGKAAAAAKKPAKAAPAAKKPVAARAAPRVKKPAAAKASPAGKPAARGKAAAAKAGAAKPTRARKTDTPLAPEALPRIRRTVDRPASTRQRPTRAPRDRSALQEPGLRELDWQHMAETARTLARQVAKTWSPELVIGVAKGGVFAGEEVATTLGLDFYPVRVGKRSRDAGARAPAAAASMPAQARGKRVLVVDDIAGSGATLRAAVEAATAAGASEVRTATLVIRAGGFQPDFSCLETADLVVFPWDYEPSPGAVGSASTDAEDEEEAINALPFADDFEEEEAENDEDDIDQFGV; encoded by the coding sequence ATGGTGGGGCGGCAGGAGACGCGGCGCGGGGGAACGTCGGCCTCGAGCAAGGCGACGACGAAGCGGGTGGGCTCGGCGGGCAAGGCGAAGGCCGTTCCGGAGAGGGAGACGGCCAAGGCACGCACCAGGGTGGACGGCGCAGCCAGGACGAAGGCCCGGGCGACGCCCGAGTCGGAGACCGCCAAGGCCCGCACCGCCGCAGGCGGCGGCACCGCGGCAAAGAAGTCGGCGCCCCGCAAGGCGGCACCGGCGGCGAAGGCCGCCGCAGCGAAGGCCCCCCCCGTCGCAGCGAAGAAGAAGGCTGCCGCTGCACCGAAGGCAGCCACGACGGCCAAGAAGAGCGCGGGCGGGAAGGCAGCCGCTGCGGCGAAGAAGCCTGCCAAGGCAGCCCCCGCGGCGAAGAAGCCGGTCGCGGCGCGGGCAGCACCCCGTGTGAAGAAGCCCGCTGCTGCGAAAGCAAGCCCCGCCGGGAAGCCCGCCGCCCGTGGCAAGGCCGCTGCAGCGAAGGCCGGAGCCGCGAAGCCGACGCGCGCCCGGAAGACCGATACCCCGCTGGCGCCGGAGGCCCTGCCCCGCATCCGTCGCACCGTCGATCGCCCAGCCTCGACCCGGCAGCGTCCCACCCGCGCCCCGCGGGATCGCTCGGCGCTGCAGGAGCCCGGCCTCCGGGAGCTCGACTGGCAGCACATGGCCGAGACGGCACGGACCCTCGCCCGGCAGGTGGCGAAGACCTGGTCGCCGGAGCTGGTGATCGGCGTCGCCAAGGGTGGCGTCTTCGCCGGCGAGGAGGTCGCCACCACCCTCGGCCTCGACTTCTACCCGGTGCGGGTGGGCAAGCGCAGCCGCGACGCCGGCGCCAGGGCCCCGGCTGCTGCGGCGTCGATGCCGGCGCAGGCCCGCGGCAAGCGCGTCCTCGTGGTCGACGACATCGCCGGCAGCGGCGCCACCCTCCGTGCAGCGGTGGAGGCGGCCACCGCCGCCGGCGCCAGCGAGGTCCGCACCGCGACCCTCGTGATCCGGGCGGGCGGCTTCCAGCCCGACTTCTCCTGCCTGGAGACCGCGGATCTGGTGGTCTTCCCCTGGGATTACGAGCCCTCCCCCGGTGCCGTGGGCTCCGCCTCCACCGATGCCGAGGACGAGGAGGAGGCGATCAACGCCCTTCCCTTCGCCGACGACTTCGAGGAGGAAGAGGCCGAGAACGACGAGGACGACATCGACCAGTTCGGCGTCTGA
- a CDS encoding pyridoxamine 5'-phosphate oxidase family protein, with protein MEGDRRELAELLHDYETALFTTRDRNGRFHTRPMAVQRRPFEDYLWFATWRDSAKVDELESDPHCGVAFHAGGRSATYVSISGRAEVVQDRQKIHELWEPSWKGWFPDGPDSKDLVLIKVEPEHAEYVHPKTGRLGVLFAAVTRAVSDNERPPVAEKRELDLH; from the coding sequence ATGGAAGGCGACAGGAGGGAGCTCGCCGAGCTGCTCCACGACTACGAAACCGCGCTCTTCACCACACGGGACCGGAACGGCCGCTTCCACACCAGGCCCATGGCGGTGCAGCGCAGGCCCTTCGAGGACTACCTCTGGTTCGCCACCTGGCGGGACAGCGCCAAGGTGGACGAGCTCGAGAGCGATCCCCACTGCGGCGTGGCCTTCCACGCCGGAGGGCGGAGCGCGACCTACGTCTCGATCTCCGGGCGGGCGGAGGTGGTGCAGGACCGGCAGAAGATCCACGAGCTCTGGGAGCCGAGCTGGAAGGGCTGGTTTCCGGACGGGCCCGACTCGAAGGACCTGGTGCTGATCAAGGTCGAGCCGGAGCACGCCGAGTACGTTCATCCGAAGACCGGCAGGCTGGGCGTCCTCTTCGCCGCGGTGACCCGCGCCGTGAGCGATAACGAGCGGCCCCCCGTCGCCGAGAAGCGCGAGCTCGATCTCCACTGA
- a CDS encoding polysaccharide deacetylase family protein: MQKLACVTINLQGLPHLCRRVGVDERSLAPAGAGAVTRRAPERYAELLDRKGVPATFFTIGEDLEDGPSAMAIGELFRLGHELGTHGWSGDRDLAARPAGAIRDELERAAAALEGLGARKPAGFRSPGETISATLLGILEEQGYLYDASVNPSPPLWLHRAARRRVHRAEAAGERPDSPALLLAPREPYRPSPRDPYRRGSSKLVELPVATVPISRLPFSGAFLASLPKAAVATLYRAVRFRDFLAIELQGYDLLDESDGASPELSKRRSDLRVPAATKRQRLSELLDWLKNDFEMVTLEEAAARLAPRLR; the protein is encoded by the coding sequence ATGCAGAAGCTCGCCTGCGTGACGATCAACCTCCAGGGCCTGCCCCACCTCTGCCGCCGGGTCGGGGTCGACGAGCGCTCCCTCGCTCCTGCCGGTGCCGGGGCAGTGACCCGGCGCGCGCCCGAGCGCTACGCCGAGCTCCTCGACCGCAAAGGCGTGCCCGCCACCTTCTTCACCATCGGCGAGGATCTCGAGGACGGCCCCTCCGCGATGGCGATCGGGGAGCTCTTCCGCCTCGGCCACGAGCTGGGGACCCACGGCTGGAGCGGCGACCGCGACCTCGCCGCACGGCCTGCCGGCGCGATCCGCGACGAGCTCGAGCGGGCGGCAGCCGCCCTCGAGGGGCTCGGCGCGCGCAAGCCCGCGGGCTTCCGCTCCCCTGGCGAGACGATCAGCGCCACCCTGCTCGGCATCCTCGAGGAGCAGGGCTACCTCTACGACGCCTCGGTCAACCCCAGCCCGCCGCTCTGGCTCCACCGGGCAGCGCGGCGCCGCGTCCACCGGGCGGAGGCTGCAGGCGAGCGCCCCGACTCCCCCGCCCTCCTCCTCGCGCCGCGCGAGCCCTACCGGCCGAGCCCCCGCGATCCCTACCGGCGCGGCAGCTCCAAGCTGGTCGAGTTGCCGGTGGCCACCGTGCCGATCTCCCGGCTCCCCTTCTCCGGCGCCTTCCTCGCCTCGCTGCCCAAGGCCGCGGTGGCGACGCTCTACCGCGCGGTGCGCTTCCGCGACTTCCTCGCCATCGAGCTGCAGGGCTACGACCTGCTCGACGAGAGCGACGGCGCGAGCCCGGAGCTCAGCAAGCGGCGCAGCGACCTGCGGGTCCCCGCCGCCACCAAGCGGCAGCGCCTCTCCGAGCTCCTCGACTGGCTCAAGAACGATTTCGAGATGGTCACGCTCGAGGAGGCGGCCGCCCGCCTCGCTCCCCGGCTGCGCTGA
- a CDS encoding response regulator gives MESQRRPITILMADDDPDDRMLARDAFVEARLSNVVRFVEDGEQLLDYLHRRGPWAEPGAAPRPGLILLDLNMPKKDGREALQEIKRDPVLRRIPVVVLTTSKAEEDILRTYDLGVNSFIAKPVTFAALVETVRMLGRYWFEIVELPPAAEEER, from the coding sequence ATGGAATCCCAGCGCCGCCCGATCACCATCCTGATGGCGGACGACGACCCCGACGACCGCATGCTCGCCCGCGACGCCTTCGTCGAAGCCCGGTTGTCCAACGTCGTCCGCTTCGTCGAGGACGGCGAGCAGCTCCTCGACTACCTCCACCGCCGCGGCCCCTGGGCGGAGCCCGGCGCCGCGCCGCGTCCGGGCCTGATCCTCCTCGACCTCAACATGCCGAAGAAGGACGGCAGGGAGGCCCTCCAGGAGATCAAGCGCGACCCGGTTCTGCGTCGGATCCCGGTGGTGGTGCTCACCACGTCGAAGGCCGAGGAGGACATCCTCCGCACCTACGACCTCGGGGTGAACTCCTTCATCGCCAAGCCGGTGACCTTCGCCGCCCTGGTCGAGACGGTGCGGATGCTCGGCAGGTATTGGTTCGAGATCGTCGAGCTGCCCCCCGCCGCAGAGGAGGAGCGCTGA
- a CDS encoding SDR family oxidoreductase, whose protein sequence is MASQKPAVAITGISGNLGRALAKQLHGRERIIGIDRRPFPGRPKDLEIHQVDIRKRKAEDLFRKGNVKALIHMGIMHDPRMSAEEHHHFNVLGTAKALEYCARHGVKKLVVLSSANVYGPHPDNTNFLTEDAPLMAAARFGEIRDLVELDILAQSFIWKHPEVETIILRPVHIVGPTIRNAAANYLRLRHPWTLMGFDPMIQLIHTDDVCRAMVLALERSGARGVYNVVGPGEVPLSAAIAELGRHPRSVPHFLARPALDRLFKLRVTNFPPGELDYIQYLCTVDGSRFAKEFGWKPDHGLRETIRSVAAEAW, encoded by the coding sequence TTGGCCTCGCAGAAGCCCGCCGTCGCCATCACCGGCATCTCGGGAAATCTCGGACGCGCCCTCGCCAAGCAGCTGCACGGCAGGGAGCGGATCATCGGGATCGATCGCCGCCCCTTCCCGGGCCGGCCGAAGGATCTCGAGATCCACCAGGTCGACATTCGCAAGCGGAAGGCCGAGGACCTCTTCCGCAAGGGGAACGTCAAGGCGCTCATCCACATGGGCATCATGCACGACCCGCGGATGAGCGCCGAGGAGCACCACCACTTCAACGTGCTCGGCACCGCCAAGGCGCTCGAATATTGCGCGCGCCACGGGGTGAAGAAGCTCGTGGTCCTCTCCTCGGCCAACGTCTACGGACCGCATCCGGACAACACCAACTTCCTCACCGAGGACGCGCCGCTGATGGCGGCAGCACGCTTCGGCGAGATCCGCGATCTCGTCGAGCTCGACATCCTCGCCCAGTCCTTCATCTGGAAGCATCCGGAGGTGGAGACGATCATCCTCCGGCCGGTGCACATCGTCGGACCCACGATCCGCAACGCCGCCGCGAACTACCTGCGGCTGCGCCACCCGTGGACGCTGATGGGCTTCGATCCGATGATCCAGCTCATCCACACCGACGACGTCTGCAGGGCGATGGTGCTGGCCCTCGAGCGCAGCGGCGCCCGCGGCGTCTACAACGTGGTGGGTCCCGGCGAGGTCCCCCTCTCCGCCGCGATCGCCGAGCTGGGCCGGCACCCGCGGTCGGTGCCCCACTTCCTCGCCAGGCCGGCGCTCGACCGCCTCTTCAAGCTGCGGGTCACCAACTTCCCGCCAGGCGAGCTCGACTACATCCAGTACCTCTGCACCGTCGACGGCAGCCGCTTCGCGAAGGAATTCGGCTGGAAGCCCGATCACGGCCTCCGCGAGACGATCCGCAGCGTCGCCGCCGAGGCGTGGTAG
- a CDS encoding Hsp33 family molecular chaperone HslO, which translates to MSRDHLLRALLPEHDLRVLVCDATGVAQHAAHLQECKPTAAEIFGQAIVGVLLAAGLGKERQRVTLQLAGAGPMKGLFTDGSADGSVRGYVREGNVDFPGRGLDLDAVVGPDGYLSVLRELPNGEYYRAAVELEDPRLDRNLEHYYAVSEQVPTTLSIDVQVDEAGTITRAVGVVVQRLPGGDTEALELVRKRLHAGGLAQALDGETGGAKLVLPLVEGLGEIEVLEDLPVRYVCTCSRERALRGVAGAGREEILDMVARDRGAEVHCEFCKTRYHFDARELLALVDELTPEDEQK; encoded by the coding sequence ATGTCCCGTGATCATCTCCTCCGCGCCCTTCTCCCCGAGCACGACCTGCGTGTGCTCGTCTGCGACGCCACCGGCGTGGCGCAGCACGCCGCCCACCTGCAGGAATGCAAGCCCACCGCCGCCGAGATCTTCGGGCAGGCGATCGTCGGTGTGCTCCTCGCCGCCGGGCTCGGCAAGGAGCGCCAGCGGGTGACGCTCCAACTCGCAGGCGCCGGCCCGATGAAGGGCCTCTTCACCGACGGCAGCGCCGACGGTTCCGTGCGCGGCTACGTGCGCGAGGGAAACGTCGACTTCCCCGGCCGCGGCCTCGACCTCGACGCGGTGGTGGGGCCGGACGGCTATCTCTCGGTGCTCCGCGAGCTCCCCAATGGCGAGTACTACCGCGCAGCGGTGGAGCTCGAGGACCCGCGCCTCGACCGCAATCTGGAGCACTACTACGCCGTCTCCGAGCAGGTGCCGACCACCCTCTCCATCGACGTGCAGGTGGACGAGGCGGGGACGATCACCCGTGCCGTCGGCGTGGTGGTGCAGCGGCTGCCGGGTGGCGACACCGAGGCGCTGGAGCTGGTGCGCAAGCGGCTCCACGCCGGCGGCCTGGCGCAGGCGCTCGACGGGGAGACGGGCGGCGCGAAGCTGGTGCTGCCGCTGGTGGAGGGTCTCGGCGAGATCGAGGTCCTCGAGGACCTGCCGGTGCGCTACGTCTGCACCTGTTCCCGGGAGCGCGCCCTCCGCGGCGTCGCCGGCGCGGGGCGCGAGGAGATCCTCGACATGGTCGCCCGCGACAGGGGCGCCGAGGTGCACTGCGAGTTCTGCAAGACGCGCTACCACTTCGACGCGCGGGAGCTCCTCGCGCTGGTGGACGAGCTCACGCCCGAGGACGAGCAGAAGTAG
- a CDS encoding ATP-binding protein, translated as MAEHRARLRAWLPLLAGCAILLATAGLARALWLQEEKQMEQKTALAARSAAAAIEASMRTRVLALERIAARWAEDGALSEVQFRHEAARLLRDFGGYEALVFVDPEVTNRWIEPQAPNRFLEGLPVPLDERRLEALQRARRDRAAAVSRTLRIANGKGLGFLTWVPIVRGDGFQGYILGVFLVEDFLENVLEGNAGVLAGYTLAVHDGGDLIHTRVAPGSGAGLRRTHAAEAAFYGGRWRVDASPLLATVAEERSPLPWLVGASGALIGLLLTLAIRQAQVARARAREAERARHSLEEEMLERERVTVALHRSEELYRTLAAHLPDAAVFLFDSDLRYLLAEGPLLEGLGLSNVRLEGKTLGERLPAEAAARLLPLYVAALEGDATSAEIPFDGRWFLVRAVPVRNEAGEVYAGMVLAQEITERRLAEEELRATAARLEDSNRELQDFAYIASHDLQEPLRKVQAFGDRLAGRYGAVLEEQGRDYLERMLGAARRMQDLLEGLLRFSRITTNARPFERCDLAQVARQVLADLEVRVEETNASIELGPLPVIDADPLQMRQVLQNLIANALKFTEPGRAPHVRIEAALVREGGQRLCELRVTDRGIGFDERYLEKIFAVFQRLHGRGSYEGSGVGLAICRKIALRHGGSITATSKPGEGSTFVVRLPAEQAAATALGSAA; from the coding sequence ATGGCTGAACACCGAGCCCGCTTGCGGGCCTGGCTCCCCCTCCTCGCCGGCTGCGCCATCCTCCTCGCCACCGCCGGGCTCGCCCGCGCGCTCTGGCTCCAGGAGGAGAAGCAGATGGAGCAGAAGACGGCCCTCGCCGCGCGGAGCGCCGCAGCGGCGATCGAGGCGTCGATGCGCACCCGCGTGCTCGCCCTCGAGCGCATCGCCGCGCGCTGGGCCGAGGACGGCGCGCTCAGCGAGGTGCAGTTCCGCCACGAGGCGGCCCGGCTGCTCCGCGACTTCGGCGGCTACGAGGCGCTCGTCTTCGTCGATCCCGAGGTGACCAACCGCTGGATCGAGCCGCAGGCGCCCAACCGCTTCCTCGAGGGGCTGCCGGTGCCGCTCGACGAGCGCCGCCTCGAAGCACTGCAGCGCGCCCGGCGCGATCGGGCCGCGGCGGTGTCGCGGACCCTGCGCATCGCCAACGGCAAGGGGCTCGGCTTTCTGACCTGGGTCCCGATCGTCCGCGGCGATGGCTTCCAGGGCTACATCCTCGGCGTCTTCCTGGTGGAGGACTTCCTCGAGAACGTGCTCGAGGGGAACGCTGGCGTGCTCGCGGGCTACACCCTGGCGGTGCACGACGGCGGCGACCTGATCCACACCCGGGTCGCGCCGGGCAGCGGGGCGGGCCTGCGGCGCACCCACGCCGCCGAGGCGGCCTTCTACGGCGGGCGCTGGCGGGTGGACGCGAGTCCGCTCCTCGCCACCGTCGCCGAGGAACGTTCGCCGCTCCCCTGGCTGGTCGGCGCCAGCGGCGCGCTGATCGGCCTGCTGCTCACCCTCGCGATCCGGCAGGCGCAGGTGGCGAGGGCGCGGGCGCGGGAAGCGGAGCGGGCCCGCCACTCCCTCGAGGAGGAGATGCTCGAGCGCGAGCGCGTCACCGTGGCGCTCCACCGCAGCGAGGAGCTCTATCGGACCCTCGCTGCGCACCTGCCCGACGCGGCGGTCTTCCTCTTCGACAGCGACCTCCGCTACCTCCTCGCCGAGGGGCCGCTTCTCGAGGGTCTGGGCCTCTCCAACGTCCGCCTCGAGGGGAAGACCCTCGGCGAGCGCCTTCCGGCCGAAGCGGCGGCGCGGCTCCTGCCCCTCTACGTCGCGGCGCTGGAGGGCGACGCGACGAGCGCCGAGATCCCCTTCGACGGCCGCTGGTTCCTGGTGCGCGCGGTGCCGGTGCGCAACGAGGCGGGCGAGGTCTACGCAGGCATGGTGCTCGCGCAGGAGATCACCGAGCGCAGGCTCGCCGAGGAGGAGCTCCGGGCGACGGCGGCGCGCCTCGAGGACTCGAACCGCGAGCTCCAGGACTTCGCCTACATCGCGTCGCACGATCTGCAGGAACCGCTGCGCAAGGTGCAGGCCTTCGGCGACAGGCTCGCCGGCCGCTACGGCGCCGTGCTCGAGGAGCAGGGGCGCGACTACCTGGAGCGCATGCTGGGCGCGGCGCGGCGGATGCAGGACCTGCTCGAGGGGCTCCTCCGCTTCTCGCGGATCACGACCAACGCGCGCCCCTTCGAACGGTGCGATCTCGCCCAGGTGGCGCGGCAGGTCCTCGCCGATCTCGAGGTGCGGGTGGAGGAGACCAACGCGTCGATCGAGCTGGGGCCGCTACCGGTGATCGACGCCGATCCGCTCCAGATGCGGCAGGTCCTCCAGAACCTCATCGCCAACGCCCTCAAATTCACCGAGCCGGGTAGGGCGCCGCACGTCCGGATCGAGGCGGCGCTGGTGCGCGAGGGTGGCCAGCGCCTCTGCGAGCTCCGGGTAACGGACCGCGGGATCGGCTTCGACGAGCGTTATCTCGAGAAGATCTTCGCCGTCTTCCAGCGGCTCCACGGCCGCGGAAGCTACGAGGGGAGCGGGGTCGGCCTCGCGATCTGCCGCAAGATCGCGCTGCGGCACGGCGGCTCGATCACCGCTACCAGCAAGCCGGGGGAAGGCTCCACCTTCGTGGTCCGGCTACCTGCCGAGCAGGCGGCTGCCACGGCGCTCGGAAGCGCCGCGTAA